Genomic segment of Halostella limicola:
AGCGGAAGCAGTATCTTGGGGTAGTGGGCAGAGAGACCGAAACAGCAGAATACGGCTATCCAGAGGTCGCATCCCAGAATGTAAGATTTATGCTTACGTATCCCCAGGATCCATCCATGAGTGATAAGATAAAAACACGCGCTAAAACGACGCAAACGTCCCTTGAGCTGGTTGAGACTGTACGTGAGCTTAATGGGGCTACTTTGGAAGAATTATCCGAATACATGGGAATGTCTACCAGCACGGTACATCGTCACTTAGCGACGCTCAGGGACTACGGCTATGTGATTCAAGAAGATGATGTCTATCGAATCGGACTGAAGTTTCTCTCTATAGGAGGATATGCACAGCGCCAAGTCGATGCCTATCCGATGATCAAGGAGAAGGTAGACCAACTAGCTGAGGAGACAGGCGAACGTGCGCAATTCATCGTCGAGGAACAAGGACAGCGTGTCTACTTGTATACAGAGGTTGGAGAGAGTGCAGTCCAAACGGGGGCTCACGTCGGGAAGCGAGGAGAAGCTTATTCAAGTGCAGGCGGGAAGGCAATCTTGGCGAACCTTCCCGAAGAGCGTGTTCACGAGATCGTCGAAGAGCGGGGTCTATCTAAGACAGGCCAGAACACGATCACTTCAAGGGAGACGTTATTTGATGCACTCGACGAAATCAGGGATCGGGGATATGCATTCAATAAACAGGAGACGACAGAAGGCGTGCATGCGGTGGGTGCTGCCGTCTTGGATTCGGAAGGTGAGGTCCTCGGTGCGCTCAGTGTTTCTGGACCCGCTCATCGGTTAAAGGAGGACATCTTGACTGAGGAACTACCAGAAATAGTTCTGGGAGCAGTTAACGAACTCGAACTCCATATCGAGCATTCGGTTAACTGAGCAGAACTGTTTTCGGTATCGCAAGAGAACTACGAAGTAAATATGCAGACAAACGATCTGAAGGTGACCCAGTTTACGACACTCGGTCATGCGCTCTTTCATACGTACGAGCTTTCTATTCCCCTATTCGTCGGACTGTGGATGGACGAGTTTGGATTCTCAGCACTTGTCATTGGTACTGTCGTAGGCGCCGGGTATGCACTCATCGGGATTGGTGCGCCGGTCAGCGGCGTGCTGTCGGACTACTTTGGATCCCGGCGTCTGATCATCATCTCTATCTTGGGCATGGGAGTGGGATTCGCTTTACTGAGTTTAGCTAGTGGGATTGCCAGTTTGCTGCTTGCCGTCCTTCTTTGGGGAGTGTTCGCCAGCATATATCATCCTGCTGGGCTTTCTCTTATTAGCCGTGTAGCGACGGAAGAAGGGACTGTCTTCGCTTATCATGGTGCGGGGGGTAATGTTGGAACTGCGCTCGGGCCACTGTGTACGGCGTTCCTTCTCTCGGTCGTAGACTGGCGGATGACTGTGGTGATTCTGTTCGTTCCAGCCGCTATCGCCGCCCTCATTGGCATCAGTATAGAGTTCGAGGGGGGAGAACGGGATGCGATGGCGCCAACTTCGCTGTTTGATGCCAGTCGAACTGTTGTCACAAATTCCCGGAGGCTTTTCACACTTGGATTCTCAGTCGCGTTCATCGCCGTGCTGCTATACGGAACGTATTACAGAGGACTGTTGACGTTTCTCCCCGATGTTCTCGGACAGTCCCCGTGGCTCTCCCCGTCCGAATTTCTCGGCCAGTCGTTCTCACCTGCTGAGTATGTCTATTCAGGTCTGTTAACCGTGGGTATCGCTGGCCAGTACGCAGGTGGTAAATTAACCGACCGAATTTCAAGTGAGGTTGCTTTCCTTGGTGCGCTGACCGGGCTCGTTGTTCTCTCTTTGGCATTTGTTCTCGTGTGGCAGGTGGGCGCGACTGCGATCGTGGCTGTTAGTCTCGCACTTGGGTTTTTCGTGTATGGAACTGCGCCTATTTACCAGGTCATCATCTCTGAACAGGCCGCAGACGGCGTCCAAGGGCTTTCATACGGGTTCACGTACCTAGCAATGTTCGGTATTGGGGCAATAGGAGCGAGCGTCGCTGGGACGGTTTTGACATACGCTACGACCTCGAGTCTATTTCTGGTACTTGCGGCGCTCGCGGCAACAGGGGCCTTCTGTGTCCTCGTTCTACGACACATCTAAAACAAGATTTCAGATCCTCACTAAAGCACTACTCAGCTGGTAGGATCGATGACGATTTTCCCCATTACACCGGAGGACATTAGCTGCTCGTGAGCCGCTGATAGCTCATCAAGGTCAAATACGCTATCGATCTGAACAGTAAACCGCCCATCGGCAAGTCGTGGAGCCACGCGTTGCAGGATCGGCGCTTGTACGTCCGGTGATGCCGCAAGCGACATGAACCGCAAGTCAGCGTCAGCCTGTTTCGCTGTCATCGACGGACCTGGTGGAATTTCGATCGGTGATTCCTCACCAATGATGACAATGCGTCCACTGGCGGCGAGCCGTTCGAGATCGGCTTTAATGTTGGCGTCGGCGTGGGGTTCAAGCACCACATCGATCTCTTGTCCATCCGCAGCAGCCTTGAGGTCGTCGACGAGGTCATCGGAGCGATAATCGACGACAGCGTCGGCACCCATCGATCTGGCCATTGATGCAGGTTCGCCCTCGCGAGCTGTCCCAATCACGTAACTCCCGGCTTGGGCCGCAATCTGAACACCAGCGTGACCGACGCCGCCGGACGCACCATGAATTAGACAAACGTCTCCCATAGAGAGTCCGCCACGGTCAATGAGTGCACGCCAAGAAGTCGCGAAGGCCATTGCGGCCGCTGCACCCTCTCGAAAGGACACTGCTTCAGGAAGGTGTGCCAACATGTTCTCTGCCGCCACCGTGTACTCTGCATAGGTCCCCGGCGAAAAGATCCCAAGGCCAGTGGCGAAGACACGGTCACCCTTTTTGAAGTTACTAACGTCATCTCCGACCTCCTTGACGACGCCGGCCATGTCCGAGCCCCCGATGTGTGGAAGCCCTTCCGCTGGAGGAACGTTTCCTTTCCGTAGGTACGTGTCAATAGGATTCACACTGGCTGCCTCGATCTGGATAAGTACCTGATCGTCATCTGGCGTAGGCTTTTCCACGTCGTCTTCGAGTAGCAATACATCTTCGTCGCCGTATTCGTGGTAACGAACAGCTCGCATACCGTCACGTTAGGAGACCTCGTATATAATGTTGCGGCAAGAACTCACAACGTGGGTTGAGTTTAGATAGTTTGGTCTAGAAAAAGCTTAACAACCCCTGTCACTATTCTTGGTGTAAGTTCGGACCAGTAGGGTTCCGGACGGGTCTGAAGAATGACTGAGAGTAACAAACACTACCGGCGGACGTTCATCAAGGGAGCATCAGCTGCAGGAATACTCGGCGTCGCTGGCTGTCTCGATCAGACGGCTGGCGGTAGTGGTGGTGGTGATGGCGGCGGATCAAACTGGACGCTGGGGACTTCTTCCGAAGGATCGTCTTCGTTCCGTATCGGGTCTACCTGGACACAGTATGCCGAGCAGAACGACCTGCTCGACAATGTTGGCGTAGAGGCTGTCGTCACAGAAGGGACCAGCGCTTCCTATCGGCGGCTAGATAACGACGAATTCGAAATGAGTGGCACAACGACGCAACTGCTAGCCGACTCGCCTGACCAAGGAGCCTTCTCCGACCAATCGTTGCAGGACTTCGATTCGATCCGGCAGGTTCGGGGGTATATGGGCTTCTACAACTTCGGTGTATACAACGCTGACAAGGTCAGCGGTTGGGACGACCTTGAGGGACGTTCAGTTGCCATCTCCTCGTCCGGGTCCGGGACTCGACCGCCGGTCGAGTGGCTTGTTGACCAAGAGATCGGTCTGGACAATATCGACAACCGTTACATGGCATTCGCCGACATTCCTGCCGCATTGCGTTCAGGGCAGGTCGACGCGGCATTCACGTGGACGGTCAATCAGACTATTCCGCAGGGCTGGTTCCAGGAGATCGACGCGACAGTCAACTGGGAACCCCTGCAGTTCTCGGACTCAACCATCGATAAACTCAACAACGAACTAGGGTACTCTACATACGTCGAACTCGATTCGGAAACCGTCTCTGAGTTCGCCGAGAATTATCAGGATCCGATCGATTCGTTCACCCTGACGTACCTCTACGTGGTCAAGAGCGACCGTGATCCAGAGAGGGTTTACGAGATAACGAAGATGACGTACGAGCACGGTGAGGATCTGCTTGAAGAGGACGAGGTTATGGGCTTCTTCCCTGACCCTGATGCCTTCCTCGGGACGCTCCACCCCGATGTTCCGGTTCATCAGGGAGCGTACGACTACTACACCGAAGAGGGGCTCTGGGAGGACTACGACCTGACTCCCCCGCCCGAAGCTTGATTTAGTAGCAGACTCCTTTTTCTACAAATGGCTCAAGAAACACCGTCGGACAACAGCCGAACGTTAGAGGATATCGAGCAAACGATAGACGAAAAGTTTAGAGACAACTATGAGGTTTCGATCTGGAACCAGGGACTACTGGAATTGCTTACGTACGCAATCGCTATCGTCTTCTTTGCGTACCACATGTGGTACGGCTACACGTTTGCGATACCTGGTTCCCGCCATGGGATCATCCACCTGGCGATGGTCCTCTCGCTCTGGGGAATCATTCAGATGCTCGGCGTCGACCGGTCGTCGTGGCAGGGGAAGATAAAAACGGCCGCATACGGGCTCTACAGTGTGGTGTCGGTGATACCGCTATATATCATCCAAGACAACTTCGACAGCATCGTGATGGCCGCGGGTATCTACCAAGATACCTATGTATATCTGGGAATCTTGGTCATCGCGTTAGTGATGATCGCGCTCCTACACATTTCCCGGCTCATCACTGGCGTTGTACTGTTCGGTCTCGTCTACTCGTACTTCGGCCCGATGATGCCGGGGATCCTAGCCCACCGCGGCCTAACGCCCCGGCGGATCATCACAATGAACACCCTTGAGATGCAGGGTCTGTTCGGGACGCTGTTGCAGATTTCGGCGACCTGGGTCGTCATCTTCCTCCTGCTGGCTGGCCTGATGGAGAAATACGGCGGGATGGCGACGTTCATTAAGGGAATGACCCGCCTGGCCGCACGCCGCAAGCACATCGAGATCGGGCAAGTGGCCGTCGCCGCGAGCATGTTTATGGGGTCGATCAATGGTTCGACCGCCGCGAACACTGCGACGACCGGTGCGTTCACCATCCCGCTGATGAAAGAAAACGGCTACCGGGCGAAGGTCGCAGCCGCAATCGAGGCGGTCGCCTCATGCGGCGGTCAGGTCCTGCCCCCGATCATGGGCGCAGGCGCCTTCCTGATGGCGGAGCTCATCGATCCAAACTACTCCGACATCGTCGTCGGCGCCGTCGCTCCCGCGCTACTGTTCTTCCTGACAGTCGCAGTGTCTATCTCGCTCGGCACTAGTCACACTGTAGGACAGAACATCCGGACGACGCCCGACTCTCGGAGCGCCTTCAAGCGGGTCTTCGACATATTCTGGCATTTCGAGTACTTGGGGATGTTCGCCGTTCTGCTCTGGTACTTAATCGGGATCGGGGCAGACCCGATGGTCGCTGGGTTTTACAGCATCCTCGCGCTGATGGTGTTGCGCCTAGTGAGAGTCGCCCTCGAAATCGTTACCGGGGACGACGAGGCCCAACCGGCCCTGAAGCAGTACCTCCGCGAGTCACTTGAGGGCCTTCGGCGCGGTGCTGAGGCGACGCTCGACATCACCATCCTCCTGGCGAGCCTTGGCATCGTCATCCGGGCGCTTATTGTCACTGGCTTCGCCCAGCAGCTCTCGTCGTACCTCGTTCTCCTGTCGGGCGGTAGCGTCATCGTGATGCTGTTCCTTGCAATGCTATCGGCGATCGCGTTCGGCATGGGTATGTCGACGACGGCCGCGTACATGATCGTCGCCGTGTTGGTCGCACCGTCGCTGACCGAGATCGGTGTCAACGAGTTCACCGCTCACATGTACGTGTTCTACTTCGCTATCGTCTCGAACATCACTCCCCCGATCGCGTTGTCGGTTATCATCGGTCAGGGTATCGCAGGGTCGGACTTCTGGGAAACCGCGCTGGAGGCGTTACGGATCGGCTTCCCGATGTTCCTGATCCCGTTCGCGTTCTTCTACAACGAGGCGCTACTGTACCCCGGACCGATGACAATCGTCGCGTTCCTAATCGTGTTCGCCGGATTCATCGCCGTCAGCATTGGCCTCATGGGTCGCGTTCAGCAGGAGATTCCTGGGTACATGCGGGTCGCATTCGTAGCACTCGGGCTAGGCGCCATCTTTGTGCCGGCGATGATCGGTCAGGCAGTCATCGCCGCCGCTATCGTCGCCGGAATTGCCTACTTCCTGCGCACCACTGAAATCAGCACGATGCAGACGACCGAAGGATAGGTGTCGACCACTTCTGTCGGCTTTTCAGTGATTGTTTTTATTATGTACGAAGATAATGGACTTGTATGGCTGATGGATGGCAATTGCTCCAAGCGGCGGAGAATGACCCAGAGGACGAGAAACCCGGTCGACGGTGGGAACTATCGCCTGAACTAGGTATCGATGCGTTCAATATTAACGTCGCCGTCCTTGAGCCCGGCGAACGGCTCTCCCAGAACCACTTCCATTACCATGAGGAACAGGAAGAACTCATTCACGTCGCTGTCGGCCGTTGCAAGGTCGAAGTGGCAAACGACCGCTTCGACGTCGACGACGGAGACACAGTCCGCTTCGATGCCGGCGAAACCGGTGTCCACCTCGTGCATAATCCCTTCGACGAGCCCTGCCGTATTATTGCAATCGGATGGCCGCCAGAGGGACGGTATCCCGTCGAGAAGGTAAAGACGCGCGATGAACTGCTCGAAGAACGGGAGTGATCAGCTATCGATGATAATTGTCACGAAAGCGTATTAGCGCCTATTTTCTAGCCATCCGCGTGAACCTTGATAACATCGATATGGGCTAGAAGCATCTATTTGATTGAGATAGGTCTCGTTTATGTGGGGTACGAAATCAAGAGTAAACCCAACAGAGATGCCCGTCGTTCAGATCGGGTTTTCGAAGTGTTCTGGCCAGACCGAGAGCGGGTTCCAACGGGAATATTAAGTTGCCAGCCGATCATATGTTGAATATGCCTGAACTTCTCGTTCCGATAGACGAGCAGGAACAACCAGCTCAACGGATTGTGGATGGAATCGCAGGTTTCCCGTTTGATCCCGAAGAGACCCGTCTCACGGTACTGAACGTCTTTGAGGAGTTCGAAGTGACGAGCGGGGAGTGGTCGACCATCGAGTCAGACGATTTCTACAACGAAGAAGAGTTCCCTGAAAACGTCGCGCGGACCGCCGCAAAACTGTCTGACTTCGGCTATACAGTCGACGTTCGCCGAGAGCATGGCGACCCAACGGAGGAAATCATCAGCC
This window contains:
- a CDS encoding IclR family transcriptional regulator, whose amino-acid sequence is MSDKIKTRAKTTQTSLELVETVRELNGATLEELSEYMGMSTSTVHRHLATLRDYGYVIQEDDVYRIGLKFLSIGGYAQRQVDAYPMIKEKVDQLAEETGERAQFIVEEQGQRVYLYTEVGESAVQTGAHVGKRGEAYSSAGGKAILANLPEERVHEIVEERGLSKTGQNTITSRETLFDALDEIRDRGYAFNKQETTEGVHAVGAAVLDSEGEVLGALSVSGPAHRLKEDILTEELPEIVLGAVNELELHIEHSVN
- a CDS encoding MFS transporter gives rise to the protein MQTNDLKVTQFTTLGHALFHTYELSIPLFVGLWMDEFGFSALVIGTVVGAGYALIGIGAPVSGVLSDYFGSRRLIIISILGMGVGFALLSLASGIASLLLAVLLWGVFASIYHPAGLSLISRVATEEGTVFAYHGAGGNVGTALGPLCTAFLLSVVDWRMTVVILFVPAAIAALIGISIEFEGGERDAMAPTSLFDASRTVVTNSRRLFTLGFSVAFIAVLLYGTYYRGLLTFLPDVLGQSPWLSPSEFLGQSFSPAEYVYSGLLTVGIAGQYAGGKLTDRISSEVAFLGALTGLVVLSLAFVLVWQVGATAIVAVSLALGFFVYGTAPIYQVIISEQAADGVQGLSYGFTYLAMFGIGAIGASVAGTVLTYATTSSLFLVLAALAATGAFCVLVLRHI
- a CDS encoding NADPH:quinone reductase — protein: MRAVRYHEYGDEDVLLLEDDVEKPTPDDDQVLIQIEAASVNPIDTYLRKGNVPPAEGLPHIGGSDMAGVVKEVGDDVSNFKKGDRVFATGLGIFSPGTYAEYTVAAENMLAHLPEAVSFREGAAAAMAFATSWRALIDRGGLSMGDVCLIHGASGGVGHAGVQIAAQAGSYVIGTAREGEPASMARSMGADAVVDYRSDDLVDDLKAAADGQEIDVVLEPHADANIKADLERLAASGRIVIIGEESPIEIPPGPSMTAKQADADLRFMSLAASPDVQAPILQRVAPRLADGRFTVQIDSVFDLDELSAAHEQLMSSGVMGKIVIDPTS
- a CDS encoding TAXI family TRAP transporter solute-binding subunit; amino-acid sequence: MTESNKHYRRTFIKGASAAGILGVAGCLDQTAGGSGGGDGGGSNWTLGTSSEGSSSFRIGSTWTQYAEQNDLLDNVGVEAVVTEGTSASYRRLDNDEFEMSGTTTQLLADSPDQGAFSDQSLQDFDSIRQVRGYMGFYNFGVYNADKVSGWDDLEGRSVAISSSGSGTRPPVEWLVDQEIGLDNIDNRYMAFADIPAALRSGQVDAAFTWTVNQTIPQGWFQEIDATVNWEPLQFSDSTIDKLNNELGYSTYVELDSETVSEFAENYQDPIDSFTLTYLYVVKSDRDPERVYEITKMTYEHGEDLLEEDEVMGFFPDPDAFLGTLHPDVPVHQGAYDYYTEEGLWEDYDLTPPPEA
- a CDS encoding TRAP transporter permease; this encodes MAQETPSDNSRTLEDIEQTIDEKFRDNYEVSIWNQGLLELLTYAIAIVFFAYHMWYGYTFAIPGSRHGIIHLAMVLSLWGIIQMLGVDRSSWQGKIKTAAYGLYSVVSVIPLYIIQDNFDSIVMAAGIYQDTYVYLGILVIALVMIALLHISRLITGVVLFGLVYSYFGPMMPGILAHRGLTPRRIITMNTLEMQGLFGTLLQISATWVVIFLLLAGLMEKYGGMATFIKGMTRLAARRKHIEIGQVAVAASMFMGSINGSTAANTATTGAFTIPLMKENGYRAKVAAAIEAVASCGGQVLPPIMGAGAFLMAELIDPNYSDIVVGAVAPALLFFLTVAVSISLGTSHTVGQNIRTTPDSRSAFKRVFDIFWHFEYLGMFAVLLWYLIGIGADPMVAGFYSILALMVLRLVRVALEIVTGDDEAQPALKQYLRESLEGLRRGAEATLDITILLASLGIVIRALIVTGFAQQLSSYLVLLSGGSVIVMLFLAMLSAIAFGMGMSTTAAYMIVAVLVAPSLTEIGVNEFTAHMYVFYFAIVSNITPPIALSVIIGQGIAGSDFWETALEALRIGFPMFLIPFAFFYNEALLYPGPMTIVAFLIVFAGFIAVSIGLMGRVQQEIPGYMRVAFVALGLGAIFVPAMIGQAVIAAAIVAGIAYFLRTTEISTMQTTEG
- a CDS encoding cupin domain-containing protein codes for the protein MADGWQLLQAAENDPEDEKPGRRWELSPELGIDAFNINVAVLEPGERLSQNHFHYHEEQEELIHVAVGRCKVEVANDRFDVDDGDTVRFDAGETGVHLVHNPFDEPCRIIAIGWPPEGRYPVEKVKTRDELLEERE
- a CDS encoding universal stress protein, which produces MPELLVPIDEQEQPAQRIVDGIAGFPFDPEETRLTVLNVFEEFEVTSGEWSTIESDDFYNEEEFPENVARTAAKLSDFGYTVDVRREHGDPTEEIISLAHELDVDAIAIAGRQRSPVGKALLGSVTQEVILTADRPILVFPKDED